In Oryza sativa Japonica Group chromosome 2, ASM3414082v1, the following are encoded in one genomic region:
- the LOC4330646 gene encoding plasmodesmata-located protein 6, producing MATATSTATSVAAALLLSLLLARARGDDDYSGFVYAGCSQGRYASGTQYASDVDSVLTSVANSAPYSPYANFTSPTSNSVVGVYQCRSDLPASVCTGCVRSAISRLSSLCAWATGGAVQLRACFVRYGNDTFLGKQDTAVLFKKCGGSPGDAGGAAMRDSALGALVAAAAPAGGGYRAGGSGGVQAMSQCVGDLGAKACSDCVSAAAGQLKAGCGYATAGEVYLGKCYARFWGNGGGGFSSGAAGDAYGSGHRVSGNRFVLSVAGGFFTSLAYIFVLM from the coding sequence ATGGCTACGGccacgtcgacggcgacgagcgtggcggcggcgctcctcctctcgctcctcctggcgcgcgcgcggggcgacGACGACTACTCGGGGTTCGTGTACGCCGGGTGCTCGCAGGGGCGCTACGCCTCCGGCACGCAGTACGCGTCGGACGTCGACTCCGTGCTCACCTCCGTCGCCAACAGCGCGCCCTACTCCCCCTACGCCAACTTCACCTCGCCGACGTCGAACTCGGTGGTCGGCGTCTACCAGTGCCGCTCCGACCTCCCGGCCTCCGTTTGCACCGGCTGCGTCCGCTCCGCCATCTCCAGGCTCTCCTCGCTCTGCGCCtgggccaccggcggcgccgtgcAGCTGCGGGCCTGCTTCGTGCGCTACGGCAACGACACGTTCCTCGGGAAGCAGGACACGGCCGTGCTGTTCAAGAAGTGCGGCGGCTCGCCGggggacgccggcggcgccgccatgcgGGACTCGGCGCTCGGCGCGCtcgtggccgccgcggcgcccgccgGGGGAGGCTACCGCGCCGGCGGGTCCGGGGGCGTGCAGGCCATGTCGCAGTGCGTGGGGGACCTCGGCGCCAAGGCCTGCTCCGACTGCgtctcggccgccgccggccagctcAAGGCCGGCTGCGGCTACGCCACGGCCGGCGAGGTGTACCTCGGCAAGTGCTACGCGCGCTTCTGGGGGAACGGGGGCGGTGGATtcagcagcggcgccgccggggacgcGTACGGATCTGGGCATCGCGTGTCCGGCAACCGGTTCGTTCTCTCCGTCGCCGGCGGTTTCTTCACTTCCTTGGCCTATATATTTGTACTCATGTAG
- the LOC4330647 gene encoding uncharacterized protein, whose amino-acid sequence MALEWVVLGYAAGAEAIMLLLLTLPGLDGLRRGMISVVRSALKPMMSVVPFCLFLLMDIYWKYETRPTCDDEHHCTPSEHLRHQKSIMKSQRNALLIAAALLLYWILFSITSLVVRLDQLQQRVDKLKKRDD is encoded by the coding sequence ATGGCGCTGGAGTGGGTGGTGCTTGGGTACGCGGCGGGAGCGGAGGCgatcatgctgctgctgctgacgcTGCCGGGGCTGGACGGGCTCCGGCGGGGGATGATCTCCGTGGTGCGGAGCGCGCTGAAGCCGATGATGTCGGTGGTGCCCTTCTGCCTCTTCCTGCTGATGGACATCTACTGGAAGTACGAGACGCGGCCCACCTGCGACGACGAGCACCACTGCACCCCGTCCGAGCACCTCCGCCACCAGAAGTCCATCATGAAGTCGCAGCGCAACGCGCtcctcatcgccgccgcgctgctcctcTACTGGATCCTCTTCTCCATCACCTCCCTCGTCGTCAGGCTCGACCAGCTCCAGCAGCGCGTCGACAAGCTCAAGAAGCGGGACGACTGA
- the LOC4330648 gene encoding mitochondrial metalloendopeptidase OMA1, translating into MNYLKNSRSVLSRLLRHKPTGCPRLPPSPPLPQAPPAGYYFTSPSRPEAVRFGRVLLRSPPPPPRPAQAPPSRYFYTSPQRQKVVHFNRRRGSRWYHDPRKLTTVVVVSGGAAAAVYFGNLETVPYTNRTHLILLSPPLERQLGESQFNNLKKELGPKILPPLHPDSIRVRLIASEVVRAVHRGLAGRHHDAFAADDASYGDISTDVVIKNHEAGAEDVMLGRSRGNKNASVAAAAQRDEEVLDDRWVTESRDRGKARGAQPETRHLDGLNWEVIVVRDDLINAMCLPGGKIVVFTGLLNHFKTDAEIATVLGHEVGHAIARHAAEMITKNLWFWILQIVIMQFIYMPDMINAMSTLLLKLPFSRRMEIEADHIGLLVLGAAGYDPRVAPSVYEKLGKIAGDSTLSNYLSTHPSSKKRAQLLRQAKVMDEALRLYREVSSGQGTEGFL; encoded by the exons ATGAATTACTTGAAGAACTCGCGCTCCGTCCTCTCCAGGCTCCTCCGCCACAAGCCCACCGGCTGCCCGCGgctgccaccgtcgccgccgttgccgcagGCGCCTCCCGCTGGGTACTACTTCACCTCCCCGAGTCGCCCGGAGGCCGTCCGCTTCGGCCGAGTGCTCCTCcgaagcccgccgccgccgccgcggcctgcgCAGGCGCCGCCGTCTCGGTACTTCTACACCTCCCCGCAGCGGCAGAAGGTAGTCCACTTCAACCGCCGGCGCGGGTCCCGGTGGTACCACGACCCGCGGAAGCTCACCACGGTGGTCGTCGTctcgggcggcgccgcggcggccgtctACTTCGGCAACCTCGAGACCGTGCCTTACACCAATCGCACCCACCTCATCCTCCTCTCGCCCCCGCTCGAGCGCCAGCTCGGGGAGTCCCAGTTCAACAATCTCAAGAAGGAGCTGGGCCCCAAGATCCTCCCCCCGCTACACCCCGACAGCATCCGCGTTCGCCTCATCGCCTCGGAGGTCGTCCGCGCCGTCCACCGCGGCCTCGCTGGAAGGCACCACGACGCCTTCGCCGCGGATGACGCCTCCTACGGCGACATCTCCACCGACGTCGTCATCAAGAACCACGAGGCCGGCGCGGAAGACGTGATGCTCGGCCGGTCCCGTGGCAACAAGAACGCGAGCGTGGCTGCCGCGGCCCAGCGAGACGAGGAGGTTCTGGATGACAGATGGGTCACCGAGAGCCGCGACCGTGGGAAGGCACGGGGAGCACAGCCGGAGACGAGGCATCTTGATGGGCTCAATTGGGAGGTGATCGTTGTCAGAGATGACCTCATCAATGCAATGTGCTTGCCCGGTGGCAAGATTGTAGTCTTTACTGGACTGCTCAACCATTTCAAGACTGATGCTGAGATTGCTACTGTGCTTGGGCACGAG GTTGGGCATGCTATTGCAAGGCACGCTGCTGAGATGATTACGAAGAACTTGTGGTTTTGGATCCTGCAGATTGTGATCATGCAGTTCATTTACATGCCAGACATGATTAATGCAATGTCGACGCTACTCCTGAAGCTTCCCTTCTCACGGAG GATGGAGATAGAGGCAGATCATATTGGGCTGCTGGTACTTGGTGCTGCTGGTTACGATCCACGCGTAGCTCCCTCAGTCTACGAGAAACTAGGAAAGATCGCAGGAGATTCAACGTTGAGTAATTACCTCTCCACTCATCCTTCGAGTAAGAAAAGAGCACAGCTTTTGAGGCAAGCCAAGGTCATGGATGAAGCACTGAGATTATACAGAGAAGTTAGCTCTGGCCAAGGCACTGAAGGTTTCCTGTAG
- the LOC4330649 gene encoding glutamine synthetase cytosolic isozyme 1-1 — MASLTDLVNLNLSDTTEKIIAEYIWIGGSGMDLRSKARTLSGPVTDPSKLPKWNYDGSSTGQAPGEDSEVILYPQAIFKDPFRKGNNILVMCDCYTPAGEPIPTNKRHNAAKIFSSPEVASEEPWYGIEQEYTLLQKDINWPLGWPVGGFPGPQGPYYCGIGADKSFGRDIVDSHYKACLYAGINISGINGEVMPGQWEFQVGPSVGISAGDQVWVARYILERITEIAGVVVSFDPKPIPGDWNGAGAHTNYSTKSMRNDGGYEIIKSAIEKLKLRHKEHISAYGEGNERRLTGRHETADINTFSWGVANRGASVRVGRETEQNGKGYFEDRRPASNMDPYIVTSMIAETTIIWKP, encoded by the exons ATGGCTTCTCTCACCGATCTCGTCAACCTCAACCTCTCCGACACCACGGAGAAGATCATCGCCGAGTACATATG GATCGGTGGATCTGGCATGGATCTCAGGAGCAAGGCTAGG ACTCTCTCCGGCCCTGTGACTGATCCCAGCAAGCTGCCCAAGTGGAACTACGATGGCTCCAGCACCGGCCAGGCCCCCGGCGAGGACAGTGAGGTCATCCTGTA CCCACAGGCTATCTTCAAGGACCCATTCAGGAAGGGAAACAACATCCTT GTCATGTGCGATTGCTACACGCCAGCCGGAGAACCGATCCCCACCAACAAGAGGCACAATGCTGCCAAGATCTTCAGCTCCCCTGAGGTTGCTTCTGAGGAGCCCTG GTACGGTATTGAGCAAGAGTACACCCTCCTCCAGAAGGACATCAACTGGCCCCTTGGCTGGCCTGTTGGTGGCTTCCCTGGTCCTCAG GGTCCTTACTACTGTGGTATCGGTGCTGACAAGTCTTTTGGGCGTGATATTGTTGACTCCCACTACAAGGCTTGCCTCTATGCCGGCATCAACATCAGTGGAATCAACGGCGAGGTCATGCCAGGACAG TGGGAGTTCCAAGTTGGCCCGTCTGTCGGCATTTCTGCCGGTGATCAGGTGTGGGTTGCTCGCTACATTCTTGAG AGGATCACCGAGATCGCCGGAGTCGTCGTCTCATTTGACCCCAAGCCCATCCCGGGAGACTGGAACGGTGCTGGTGCTCACACCAACTACAG CACCAAGTCGATGAGGAACGATGGTGGCTACGAGATCATCAAGTCCGCCATTGAGAAGCTCAAGCTCAGGCACAAGGAGCACATCTCCGCCTACGGCGAGGGCAACGAGCGCCGGCTCACCGGCAGGCACGAGACCGCCGACATCAACACCTTCAGCTGG GGAGTTGCCAACCGCGGCGCCTCGGTCCGCGTCGGCCGGGAGACGGAGCAGAACGGCAAGGGCTACTTCGAGGATCGCCGGCCGGCGTCCAACATGGACCCTTACATCGTCACCTCCATGATCGCCGAGACCACCATCATCTGGAAGCCCTGA
- the LOC4330649 gene encoding glutamine synthetase cytosolic isozyme 1-1 isoform X1 has protein sequence MDLRSKARTLSGPVTDPSKLPKWNYDGSSTGQAPGEDSEVILYPQAIFKDPFRKGNNILVMCDCYTPAGEPIPTNKRHNAAKIFSSPEVASEEPWYGIEQEYTLLQKDINWPLGWPVGGFPGPQGPYYCGIGADKSFGRDIVDSHYKACLYAGINISGINGEVMPGQWEFQVGPSVGISAGDQVWVARYILERITEIAGVVVSFDPKPIPGDWNGAGAHTNYSTKSMRNDGGYEIIKSAIEKLKLRHKEHISAYGEGNERRLTGRHETADINTFSWGVANRGASVRVGRETEQNGKGYFEDRRPASNMDPYIVTSMIAETTIIWKP, from the exons ATGGATCTCAGGAGCAAGGCTAGG ACTCTCTCCGGCCCTGTGACTGATCCCAGCAAGCTGCCCAAGTGGAACTACGATGGCTCCAGCACCGGCCAGGCCCCCGGCGAGGACAGTGAGGTCATCCTGTA CCCACAGGCTATCTTCAAGGACCCATTCAGGAAGGGAAACAACATCCTT GTCATGTGCGATTGCTACACGCCAGCCGGAGAACCGATCCCCACCAACAAGAGGCACAATGCTGCCAAGATCTTCAGCTCCCCTGAGGTTGCTTCTGAGGAGCCCTG GTACGGTATTGAGCAAGAGTACACCCTCCTCCAGAAGGACATCAACTGGCCCCTTGGCTGGCCTGTTGGTGGCTTCCCTGGTCCTCAG GGTCCTTACTACTGTGGTATCGGTGCTGACAAGTCTTTTGGGCGTGATATTGTTGACTCCCACTACAAGGCTTGCCTCTATGCCGGCATCAACATCAGTGGAATCAACGGCGAGGTCATGCCAGGACAG TGGGAGTTCCAAGTTGGCCCGTCTGTCGGCATTTCTGCCGGTGATCAGGTGTGGGTTGCTCGCTACATTCTTGAG AGGATCACCGAGATCGCCGGAGTCGTCGTCTCATTTGACCCCAAGCCCATCCCGGGAGACTGGAACGGTGCTGGTGCTCACACCAACTACAG CACCAAGTCGATGAGGAACGATGGTGGCTACGAGATCATCAAGTCCGCCATTGAGAAGCTCAAGCTCAGGCACAAGGAGCACATCTCCGCCTACGGCGAGGGCAACGAGCGCCGGCTCACCGGCAGGCACGAGACCGCCGACATCAACACCTTCAGCTGG GGAGTTGCCAACCGCGGCGCCTCGGTCCGCGTCGGCCGGGAGACGGAGCAGAACGGCAAGGGCTACTTCGAGGATCGCCGGCCGGCGTCCAACATGGACCCTTACATCGTCACCTCCATGATCGCCGAGACCACCATCATCTGGAAGCCCTGA